In one Brevibacillus composti genomic region, the following are encoded:
- a CDS encoding VOC family protein — protein sequence MPFTAKTCATTFIALLPPAPRPVTGANSRKCKNEAEHEELSIVTTGPDEVPGINGGISLGPKDYPHGIRITIEVDSIDEVIARAVGQGAQIVREKISSMTSTWPIWLILSDWGSV from the coding sequence ATGCCATTCACAGCTAAGACTTGCGCCACGACCTTCATCGCCCTTTTGCCGCCTGCCCCACGCCCTGTAACCGGTGCAAACAGCAGGAAATGTAAAAACGAAGCAGAACATGAAGAGTTAAGCATCGTAACAACCGGTCCCGACGAGGTCCCCGGAATCAACGGCGGCATATCGCTCGGACCGAAGGATTATCCCCATGGGATCAGAATCACGATCGAAGTCGATTCGATCGATGAGGTGATCGCCCGGGCCGTCGGGCAGGGTGCCCAGATCGTTCGGGAAAAGATTAGTTCGATGACTTCTACTTGGCCTATCTGGCTGATCCTGTCGGATTGGGGATCGGTTTGA